Proteins from a genomic interval of Lemur catta isolate mLemCat1 chromosome 17, mLemCat1.pri, whole genome shotgun sequence:
- the APCDD1L gene encoding LOW QUALITY PROTEIN: protein APCDD1-like (The sequence of the model RefSeq protein was modified relative to this genomic sequence to represent the inferred CDS: deleted 1 base in 1 codon) — protein sequence MGSERPPGEGGRFGLLCAGSLGAQGGHTWKPRRPVWFAAHTAEAAGAAGGGHLRWEPRCQHPLPDRMPSTAVLPPRLDGPWISTGCEVRPGPEFLTRSYTFYPNRLFRAYQFYYRDPFCREPAHSLLIKGKVRLRRASWVTRGATEADYHLHKVGIVFHSRQALLDVTGRLNHTQAGQDCSRRLPTTRAWLPEALYELLSARAEGDCMAALGFTMHELSLVRVQRYLQPQPGAASQLVEELYLGDIHTDWAERQQYRPTGYQRPLQSALHHVRPCPACSLVARSDVRHPPALPAPPALPLRLGGRWVSAGCEVRPAVLFLTRAFAFHGPGRSWEGRYRHFSDPACRRPTFTVVAAGRYSGGAPSARVRGATELVFEVTRAHVTPMDRVTTAMLNVSEPGSCGGPGAWAVGTERDVTATNGCLPLGIRLPHVEYELFKVEHDALGQSLLFIGQRPTDGSSPDTPEKRPTSYQAPLVLCGGDTGDPSGPPQRSPAPPEAPRGGDPGPRVAPLPLLPLVLGAAFLRWL from the exons ATGGGAAGTGAGCGGCCTCCAGGGGAGGGCGGCAGGTTTGGCCTGCTCTGTGCCGGGAGCCTGGGCGCCCAGGGCGGTCACACCTGGAAGCCCAGGAG GCCTGTCTGGTTTGCAGCTCACACAGCAGAGGCAGCTGGGGCAGCAGGGGGTGGCCACCTGCGCTGGGAACCCCGCTGTCAGCACCCCTTGCCAGACAGAATGCCCAGCACTGCAGTCCTGCCCCCACGCCTCGACGGGCCCTGGATCTCCACTGG CTGCGAGGTGCGTCCCGGACCGGAGTTCCTCACCCGCTCCTACACCTTCTACCCCAACCGCCTCTTCCGAGCCTACCAGTTCTACTACAGGGACCCCTTCTGCCGGGAGCCTGCCCACTCGCTGCTCATCAAGGGCAAAGTCCGCCTGCGCCGGGCCTCCTGGGTCACCCGGGGTGCCACTGAGGCTGACTACCACCTGCACAAGGTGGGCATCGTCTTCCACAGCCGCCAAGCCCTGCTCGATGTCACTGGGCGCCTCAACCACACCCAGGCTGGCCAGGACTGCTCGAGGCGGCTGCCCACCACCCGGGCCTGGCTGCCAGAAGCGCTGTATGAGCTGCTGAGTGCCCGGGCTGAGGGGGACTGCATGGCGGCCCTGGGCTTCACCATGCACGAGCTCAGCCTGGTCCGAGTCCAGCGCTACttgcagccccagcctggggccGCGTCCCAGCTGGTGGAGGAGCTGTACCTGGGGGACATCCACACGGACTGGGCAGAGAGGCAGCAATACCGGCCCACCGGCTACCAGCGCCCACTGCAGAGCGCCCTG CATCACGTTCGG CCCTGCCCGGCCTGCAGCCTGGTCGCGCGCTCCGACGTGCGCCACCCGCCCGCGCTGCCCGCCCCGCCGGCGCTGCCCCTGCGCCTGGGCGGCCGCTGGGTGAGCGCGGGCTGCGAGGTGCGCCCGGCCGTCCTGTTCCTCACGCGGGCCTTCGCCTTCCACGGGCCCGGCCGCTCCTGGGAGGGGCGCTACCGCCACTTCTCCGACCCCGCCTGCCGGCGCCCCACCTTCACCGTGGTCGCCGCCGGCCGCTACAGCGGGGGCGCGCCGTCCGCCAGGGTCCGCGGCGCCACCGAGCTGGTGTTCGAGGTCACGCGGGCCCACGTGACGCCCATGGACCGGGTCACCACCGCCATGCTCAACGTCTCTGAGCCCGGCAGCTGCGGGGGTCCCGGGGCCTGGGCCGTGGGCACCGAGAGGGACGTCACCGCCACCAACGGGTGCCTGCCGCTGGGCATCAGGCTCCCGCACGTGGAGTACGAGCTCTTCAAGGTGGAGCACGACGCCCTGGGGCAGAGCCTGCTCTTCATCGGACAGAGGCCCACGGATGGGTCCAGTCCGGACACCCCGGAGAAGCGCCCCACCTCCTACCAGGCGCCGCTGGTGCTCTGCGGCGGGGACACCGGAGACCCCTCCGGGCCCCCGCAGCGCAGCCCGGCGCCGCCCGAGGCCCCCCGCGGCGGGGACCCGGGCCCTCGCGTGGCCCCTCTGCCCCTTCTGCCCCTCGTGCTGGGGGCGGCCTTCCTCCGGTGGCTGTGA